Proteins encoded by one window of Mesorhizobium sp. INR15:
- a CDS encoding FMN-dependent NADH-azoreductase encodes MAKRTILHIDSSARVARSHSRRLSKLFVDAWLTERGQDDVIYRDVGTNPPPFMTQNWIAAAFTRPEARSEAMKATLAFSDELIDEIEKADVIVLGAPMYNYNMPAALKAWFDQIARIGRTFSFDLERGDFPIEPILGGKTLVVLSSRGEFGFEDGVRRHMNALDPGIAACAHYLGASEIHTISAEFEEFGGERRAKSVEAAEAKAKALASSIASVLKAAA; translated from the coding sequence ATGGCAAAGCGTACCATACTTCACATCGACTCGAGCGCTCGGGTCGCGCGATCGCATTCCCGCCGGCTGAGCAAGTTGTTCGTCGATGCCTGGCTCACCGAACGCGGTCAGGACGACGTGATCTATCGCGACGTTGGCACCAATCCCCCACCGTTCATGACGCAAAACTGGATCGCGGCCGCCTTCACCAGGCCGGAGGCGCGCAGCGAGGCCATGAAGGCGACACTCGCCTTTTCCGATGAGCTCATCGACGAAATCGAGAAGGCCGATGTGATCGTGCTTGGGGCGCCGATGTACAACTACAATATGCCCGCCGCCCTCAAAGCCTGGTTTGACCAGATCGCCCGGATCGGGCGTACATTCTCGTTTGATCTGGAACGCGGCGACTTCCCAATCGAACCAATCCTGGGCGGCAAGACGCTGGTTGTTTTGTCCTCGCGCGGCGAATTCGGGTTCGAGGACGGCGTCCGGCGTCACATGAACGCATTGGATCCCGGTATTGCCGCATGCGCGCACTATCTTGGCGCCTCCGAAATCCACACGATCTCAGCGGAATTCGAGGAATTCGGTGGCGAGCGGCGCGCCAAGTCGGTCGAAGCGGCTGAGGCAAAGGCAAAGGCACTTGCCAGTTCGATCGCATCCGTCCTTAAGGCGGCTGCCTGA
- a CDS encoding ABC transporter ATP-binding protein codes for MLEVSGLSCGYGDIVAVRDLSFTVSAGSILALLGANGAGKSSTLMCLAGIVARKAGRVVVEGADISNLPAEQRIRHGMAIVPEGRRIFPDLSVLENLTVGGHIVSSAKLADGVEQVYGYFPRLKERKTQLAGSLSGGEQQMLAMGRALMSSPRLLLVDELSLGLMPKVVDECYEVLYRMKATGMAIILVEQNTERALAAADNVCVLEAGNLFWSGSAAQARANENLVAAFLGQ; via the coding sequence ATGCTTGAAGTTTCCGGTCTCTCCTGCGGTTACGGTGACATCGTCGCGGTCCGGGATTTGTCGTTCACGGTCAGCGCGGGCAGCATCCTGGCGCTGCTCGGCGCCAATGGCGCCGGTAAATCGTCAACGCTGATGTGCCTGGCTGGCATTGTCGCGCGCAAGGCGGGGCGTGTTGTGGTCGAGGGAGCCGACATTTCCAATCTGCCAGCCGAGCAGCGGATCAGGCACGGCATGGCGATCGTGCCCGAAGGCCGCCGCATTTTTCCGGACCTCTCGGTGCTCGAGAACCTGACTGTGGGCGGCCACATTGTCTCCTCCGCCAAGCTCGCGGATGGCGTGGAACAGGTGTACGGCTATTTTCCCCGATTGAAGGAACGCAAGACCCAACTCGCCGGATCGCTCTCGGGCGGCGAGCAGCAGATGCTGGCCATGGGGCGCGCCTTGATGTCGAGCCCAAGGCTTTTGCTGGTGGACGAGTTGTCGCTCGGTCTCATGCCGAAGGTCGTCGACGAGTGCTACGAGGTGCTCTACCGGATGAAAGCGACAGGGATGGCGATCATTCTGGTCGAGCAGAACACCGAGCGCGCGCTCGCAGCCGCCGACAATGTCTGCGTGCTCGAGGCAGGCAACCTTTTCTGGAGCGGGTCGGCCGCGCAAGCACGAGCGAACGAAAACCTGGTTGCGGCCTTTCTTGGACAATAG
- a CDS encoding ABC transporter ATP-binding protein — protein MSKVLEVRKVTVRFGGVVAVQDASLTINDGELIGFIGPNGAGKTTLMRVVTGIVKPTEGDVLLLGRDITGWPINVRVQAGLAFAQQIVQPLAGMTLLDNVALACGSGKTRNPLLAMVRTDRGPERARARELLGLVGLGDVVDHFPGTMPLGVRKRLEMARAMALDPKLLLLDEPLAGLNQAEAHSLADLIRDLNARGQTILLIEHNLREVMRICPTLYVQDRGRPLAFGGAAEVMADPAVRQAYLGGHA, from the coding sequence ATGAGCAAGGTCCTCGAAGTTCGCAAAGTCACGGTCCGGTTCGGTGGTGTCGTCGCCGTCCAGGATGCATCGCTGACCATCAACGATGGCGAACTCATCGGCTTCATCGGACCAAACGGTGCCGGCAAGACCACCTTGATGCGCGTCGTCACCGGCATCGTGAAACCGACCGAAGGCGACGTTCTGCTGCTCGGCAGGGACATCACCGGCTGGCCGATCAACGTCCGCGTCCAGGCGGGCCTCGCCTTCGCCCAGCAGATCGTCCAGCCACTCGCCGGGATGACGCTGCTCGACAATGTCGCGCTTGCCTGTGGCTCCGGCAAGACCAGAAATCCTCTGCTGGCGATGGTCCGGACCGACCGCGGACCGGAAAGGGCCAGGGCACGGGAATTACTGGGGCTTGTCGGGCTGGGCGACGTCGTCGATCACTTTCCCGGCACGATGCCGCTCGGCGTGCGCAAGCGCCTGGAAATGGCTCGCGCGATGGCTCTGGATCCGAAGCTTCTGCTCCTTGATGAACCTCTGGCGGGGCTCAACCAGGCCGAGGCTCATTCGCTCGCTGACCTCATCCGCGACCTCAATGCTCGCGGCCAGACGATCCTTCTGATCGAGCACAATTTGCGCGAGGTCATGCGCATCTGCCCGACGCTTTATGTGCAGGACCGCGGGCGCCCGCTGGCGTTTGGCGGCGCGGCCGAGGTGATGGCCGATCCCGCGGTCCGCCAAGCCTATCTCGGAGGACATGCCTGA
- a CDS encoding branched-chain amino acid ABC transporter permease, whose translation MSYEITLLTTMAISILFALSLNFISGFCGQISLGHAAFLGTGAYVSALMTKASVPFLLTLPVAALAAATLGFVIGLTSLRVRHDFLAITTMGAGFLFVGIVRQQDFLGGEVGISGIPGTGFSRIGFMVFCMALAAAFMAFSLYVRKSWMGFVFQSVADNEDVARVLGIDASRYKLIAFVIGTATAGIAGALYAHHFRYIGPDSFGFVESVSVLAMVIVGGIGSVWGVALAAAMLSIMPLLFQFIDDYKLLAYSALLFLMMRFAPDGIAGLFTRAFTRRRSTEV comes from the coding sequence ATGTCCTACGAGATCACCCTCCTCACCACCATGGCGATCAGCATATTGTTTGCCCTCAGCTTGAATTTCATCTCCGGCTTTTGCGGCCAGATCAGCCTTGGCCATGCCGCGTTCCTTGGCACCGGCGCTTACGTTTCCGCACTTATGACCAAAGCTTCGGTGCCTTTTCTCCTGACCCTGCCGGTCGCCGCCCTGGCCGCCGCGACCCTCGGCTTCGTCATCGGCCTGACCAGCCTGCGGGTGCGCCACGACTTTCTGGCGATCACCACGATGGGAGCCGGCTTCCTGTTCGTCGGCATCGTCCGGCAGCAGGATTTCCTCGGCGGCGAGGTTGGAATTTCGGGCATACCGGGAACCGGATTCAGCCGCATTGGTTTCATGGTCTTCTGCATGGCCCTGGCCGCTGCCTTCATGGCTTTTTCGCTCTACGTGCGGAAGTCGTGGATGGGCTTTGTCTTCCAGTCCGTCGCCGACAATGAAGACGTCGCCCGCGTTCTCGGCATCGACGCGTCACGCTACAAGCTGATCGCCTTCGTCATTGGCACCGCCACCGCCGGCATAGCAGGCGCGCTCTATGCCCATCATTTTCGTTACATCGGCCCGGACAGCTTCGGTTTCGTTGAATCCGTCAGCGTGCTCGCCATGGTGATTGTTGGTGGCATTGGCTCGGTTTGGGGAGTGGCGCTCGCGGCTGCGATGCTCAGCATCATGCCTCTGCTTTTCCAGTTCATCGACGACTACAAGCTGCTCGCCTACAGCGCGTTGCTGTTCTTGATGATGCGTTTCGCGCCGGACGGCATAGCGGGATTGTTCACTCGCGCTTTCACGCGCCGGCGGAGCACCGAGGTATGA
- a CDS encoding branched-chain amino acid ABC transporter permease, which produces MLYLELFIQGIVQGSIYALIALGLTLVYGLLRILHVAHAALFTLGAYLGVIVTNQTGSFALALIVAMAASGIVGMAMYRFAYRPLLSQPPFIALIASIALFIASEEIYRILFGPYGLSYQNPPLQGQFELFPGFLLKYAEALVIGLAITLLGLLAWLSTSTRTGIAWRATVTDPGMARAFGVNIQNVRYLNFFVGSALAAAAGVLVALLNNLVEPTMGSVPSYKALAIIVLGGLGSIRGTLLAAMLLGVIEAYGTIYLGRFLDRDALAFAFLILVLMVRPQGLLGNK; this is translated from the coding sequence ATGCTCTATCTCGAATTGTTCATTCAAGGGATTGTCCAGGGTAGTATCTATGCCCTGATCGCCCTCGGCCTCACGCTTGTCTACGGCCTCCTGCGGATATTGCACGTCGCCCACGCGGCGCTCTTCACACTCGGTGCCTATCTTGGCGTGATCGTCACCAACCAGACCGGAAGCTTTGCCCTGGCTTTGATCGTGGCGATGGCGGCATCCGGGATCGTCGGCATGGCGATGTACCGTTTCGCCTACCGGCCACTGCTCTCCCAGCCGCCATTCATCGCCCTGATCGCCTCGATCGCGCTCTTCATCGCCTCGGAGGAGATCTACCGTATCCTGTTCGGTCCCTATGGGCTGTCCTATCAGAACCCGCCGCTGCAGGGGCAGTTCGAGCTGTTCCCAGGGTTCCTGCTGAAGTATGCCGAGGCGCTGGTCATTGGGCTGGCGATCACATTGCTCGGCCTGCTTGCATGGCTCTCGACGAGCACCCGCACCGGCATTGCCTGGAGGGCGACCGTGACTGATCCGGGCATGGCGCGGGCTTTCGGGGTCAACATACAAAACGTCCGCTATCTCAACTTCTTTGTCGGATCGGCGCTGGCTGCCGCCGCCGGCGTGCTGGTCGCGCTGCTGAACAATCTCGTCGAGCCGACGATGGGCAGCGTGCCGTCCTACAAGGCCCTGGCAATCATCGTTCTTGGCGGCCTGGGCAGCATCAGGGGGACTTTGCTCGCGGCCATGCTGCTCGGCGTCATCGAGGCATATGGCACCATCTATCTCGGACGCTTCCTCGACCGCGACGCGCTCGCCTTTGCCTTTCTCATCCTGGTTCTGATGGTCCGGCCGCAGGGCCTGCTGGGGAACAAATAG
- a CDS encoding ABC transporter substrate-binding protein, with amino-acid sequence MKLSALLSGITMSGLLLASAAHADSVKIGFNVPLTGFAAADGKSALTGAELAVEQANAAGGINGQNVELVVYDDQGSPDEAVPIAQKLIEKDQVVMAVSGSYSGSTRAAAGIFQEASVPYISAYAIHPDITRAGDYVFRTSFMGEVQGRAGGYLIGEVLKKKRVDVITLKNDFGQSLAAGFKDVAGKYGIEIVAEYEYGMKDRQFGPIVSQVKNDNPDVIYATGYFFNAGPLISQLRAAGVTAQVIGQEGYDSQEFIEIAGAAAEGTIITTSLDRDSEAQVTKDFIAAFEKKAGHKVDMVAASAHTAVNVAIEAMKKAGTTDRKAIRDAIAATNMVASTGTITFNQLGEVRKDVQVQIVKDGNWHHYSVISDPVLLAPPEK; translated from the coding sequence ATGAAACTGAGTGCATTGTTGTCCGGCATCACGATGAGCGGCTTGCTATTGGCGAGCGCGGCGCATGCGGACAGTGTTAAGATCGGCTTCAACGTGCCGCTCACGGGTTTTGCCGCGGCCGACGGCAAGTCCGCGCTGACGGGCGCGGAGCTTGCGGTCGAGCAGGCGAACGCGGCAGGCGGCATCAACGGCCAGAACGTTGAACTTGTCGTCTATGACGATCAGGGCTCGCCGGACGAGGCGGTTCCGATCGCCCAGAAACTGATCGAGAAGGATCAGGTCGTCATGGCGGTTTCGGGGAGCTACTCTGGATCGACGCGGGCCGCGGCTGGTATTTTCCAGGAGGCCAGCGTCCCCTATATCTCCGCCTACGCCATTCACCCGGACATCACGCGCGCGGGCGACTATGTCTTCAGAACCTCGTTCATGGGCGAAGTGCAGGGCCGCGCCGGCGGGTATCTGATCGGCGAAGTGCTGAAGAAAAAGCGCGTCGACGTCATCACCCTCAAGAATGACTTTGGCCAATCGCTTGCCGCCGGCTTCAAGGACGTCGCCGGCAAATATGGCATCGAGATCGTGGCGGAATACGAATATGGCATGAAGGACCGACAGTTCGGCCCGATCGTTTCGCAGGTGAAGAACGACAATCCCGACGTCATCTACGCGACGGGCTACTTCTTCAACGCCGGACCGCTCATCAGCCAATTGCGCGCCGCCGGTGTGACCGCCCAGGTGATCGGGCAGGAAGGTTACGATTCGCAGGAGTTCATCGAGATCGCCGGCGCTGCCGCTGAAGGCACCATCATCACCACGTCGCTCGACCGTGACTCCGAAGCGCAGGTGACGAAAGACTTCATCGCGGCCTTCGAAAAGAAGGCTGGCCACAAGGTCGACATGGTCGCCGCTTCCGCTCACACCGCCGTCAACGTCGCCATCGAGGCGATGAAGAAGGCTGGAACGACCGATCGCAAGGCGATCCGCGACGCGATCGCCGCGACCAACATGGTCGCTTCGACGGGAACCATCACCTTCAATCAGTTGGGCGAGGTGCGCAAGGACGTGCAGGTCCAGATTGTCAAGGATGGAAACTGGCATCATTATTCGGTGATCAGCGATCCGGTGCTTCTCGCTCCGCCGGAAAAGTAG
- the hutC gene encoding histidine utilization repressor yields MKKIIEDIFSGPHPLYFQFKEYVLGRIRSGEWPSGTRLPSENQLVKDLGISRMTINRALRELMHEGCITRVHGVGTFVREAPQQASLLELKNIAQEIRDQGNQHSAYVHASNCIAAPADLANRFGLQPGDSLFHIVLVHSENGVPVQIENRYVNPDVAPHFLDQDFSSVTPTEYLVSIAPVGELEHVVKASLPTAEQQDLLEIEAIEPCLVLHRRSWSWNQVVSVVTLTYPASRYELRGRYRTTPMGMLFDDRTNRPVRRPLRQKQRT; encoded by the coding sequence ATGAAGAAGATAATCGAGGACATCTTTTCCGGGCCTCACCCGCTCTACTTCCAGTTCAAGGAATATGTCCTGGGCCGGATCCGTTCGGGCGAGTGGCCGAGCGGCACGCGGCTTCCATCCGAGAACCAGCTGGTCAAGGATCTCGGCATCAGCCGCATGACGATCAATCGTGCCTTGCGCGAACTCATGCACGAGGGGTGCATCACGCGCGTCCACGGTGTCGGTACTTTCGTCAGGGAGGCGCCCCAGCAGGCAAGCCTGCTCGAACTCAAGAACATCGCCCAGGAGATACGTGACCAGGGCAATCAACATTCCGCCTATGTTCACGCCAGCAATTGCATTGCCGCTCCCGCGGACTTGGCGAACCGGTTTGGATTGCAGCCCGGCGACAGTCTTTTCCATATCGTGCTGGTTCACTCGGAGAATGGCGTGCCGGTGCAGATCGAAAACCGCTACGTCAATCCCGACGTCGCGCCGCATTTCCTCGATCAGGATTTTTCCTCGGTCACTCCGACCGAGTACCTGGTTTCAATTGCCCCGGTGGGCGAGCTTGAGCACGTGGTCAAAGCAAGTCTTCCGACGGCGGAGCAGCAGGACTTGCTGGAGATCGAGGCAATTGAGCCGTGCCTGGTGCTGCACCGGCGGAGCTGGTCCTGGAACCAGGTGGTTTCGGTGGTCACGCTGACCTATCCAGCCAGCCGATACGAATTGCGCGGCCGCTACCGGACAACGCCAATGGGCATGTTGTTCGACGACCGGACGAACCGTCCGGTCAGACGTCCGCTGCGGCAGAAGCAGAGGACATAA
- a CDS encoding DMT family transporter, whose amino-acid sequence MMSKAMKGVLAAVASALALSCMGILGKLLLQRGIHPLNVVTLRAIVAFVTLAVILTAARRRLPTIALGQVPFFAMLGLIGISLNYATFFLALDHSSVSTAISLLYTYPAFVTVGAVLFLGEAMTVKKITALVLTIVGCVFVTGAYDPASLELNALGVLFGLSASLTKSAYTLLSKRALRQNDPWTTVLFAFGFGALFLTCWTWPASILDIDIGWEAWALILAIAWIPTLIGYSLFVLSLSYLEASRASMIATLEPAAAILLAGLFLGELGAWPQFFGVGLILAGIIVLNIRTAAAPVRLPAPKARPR is encoded by the coding sequence ATGATGTCGAAAGCTATGAAGGGCGTTTTGGCGGCTGTGGCCTCGGCGCTGGCGCTGTCCTGCATGGGCATACTTGGGAAGCTGCTTCTTCAGCGAGGGATACATCCGCTCAACGTCGTGACCTTGAGAGCGATTGTCGCTTTCGTGACGTTGGCCGTAATTCTTACGGCCGCACGCCGGCGGCTGCCAACGATCGCTCTCGGCCAGGTCCCGTTCTTCGCCATGCTTGGGTTGATTGGCATCAGCCTCAACTACGCGACGTTTTTCCTGGCGCTCGACCACTCCTCCGTCTCGACCGCCATATCGCTGCTCTATACCTACCCTGCATTCGTGACCGTGGGCGCCGTGCTGTTCCTCGGCGAGGCGATGACGGTAAAGAAGATCACAGCCCTGGTTCTCACCATCGTCGGGTGCGTCTTCGTTACCGGTGCCTATGATCCGGCTTCGCTCGAACTCAATGCTCTTGGGGTGTTGTTCGGCCTCAGCGCCAGCCTCACGAAGTCGGCATACACATTGCTCAGCAAGCGAGCATTGCGGCAGAACGATCCGTGGACGACGGTTCTTTTCGCGTTCGGCTTCGGCGCGCTCTTTCTGACGTGCTGGACGTGGCCGGCTTCGATCCTCGACATCGATATCGGCTGGGAAGCCTGGGCGCTAATCCTGGCGATCGCCTGGATCCCGACGCTCATTGGCTACTCCCTTTTCGTCCTGTCCCTGAGTTACCTTGAGGCGAGCAGGGCCAGCATGATCGCGACGCTTGAGCCGGCTGCCGCAATTCTGCTTGCAGGGCTGTTTCTCGGTGAACTCGGAGCGTGGCCGCAATTCTTCGGAGTTGGCCTCATCCTCGCTGGCATCATCGTGCTGAACATCAGGACCGCGGCGGCGCCGGTGCGATTGCCCGCGCCCAAAGCGCGACCCCGGTAG
- a CDS encoding cysteine hydrolase family protein gives MFDAMSPALLIIDMQNDFVASGAPIRCPGATDICGSIDELRRTARTAGIPVIFTQERHRAEMVDFGLELEYGEPLHCLEGTAGPDFYPALTPEAGEFVVPKRRYSAFFATDLEILLKGLGVDTLILTGVATDVCVRATAQDAQQLNYRVFVVPECVAGTTEARNEAALDNIAYVFGSILPAREACTLLSSTSANPRLSKADRGAPGATRSAA, from the coding sequence ATGTTCGATGCGATGTCACCGGCCTTGCTCATCATTGATATGCAGAACGATTTTGTAGCCTCCGGCGCGCCAATCCGCTGCCCCGGCGCGACGGATATATGCGGCTCCATCGATGAGCTGCGGCGGACCGCCCGCACGGCAGGCATCCCCGTCATCTTCACCCAGGAGCGGCACCGCGCCGAGATGGTCGATTTTGGTCTGGAACTCGAATATGGCGAACCACTTCATTGCCTCGAAGGCACCGCGGGGCCGGATTTCTACCCCGCGCTGACGCCGGAAGCGGGCGAGTTTGTCGTTCCAAAGCGCCGCTATAGCGCGTTCTTCGCCACCGATCTCGAGATCCTTCTGAAGGGCCTGGGGGTCGACACGTTGATCCTGACCGGCGTGGCCACGGATGTATGCGTCCGGGCGACAGCACAGGACGCGCAACAGTTGAACTACCGCGTGTTCGTCGTTCCTGAATGCGTTGCCGGCACGACCGAGGCGAGAAACGAAGCCGCATTGGACAACATCGCCTATGTCTTCGGCAGCATACTGCCTGCTCGCGAGGCCTGCACCCTTCTCAGCAGCACGAGCGCGAACCCACGCCTGTCGAAAGCTGATCGCGGCGCCCCAGGCGCGACGCGGAGCGCGGCATAG
- a CDS encoding phosphoribosyltransferase family protein, with product MQNVDIDSSARNANRINGSKKPVGWMVRAAFDGCPLIPVNGRQFVLNPLTEQIPATSPELLRDAANWVAEVVDFSKATKIAGEEDKGAVLVAATALLVGLPFGLARWQSSGLQGQIKVPFECEYTSGDLYLNGVESNDRVVIVDDVISTGGTMVSLIQAIRQCGAEIVDVVCVAEKSAYRGVERVQDETGIKIKTLLKLDLSGPTSAILD from the coding sequence ATGCAAAACGTCGATATCGATTCCAGCGCACGTAACGCGAACCGCATCAACGGGTCGAAGAAACCGGTTGGGTGGATGGTTCGCGCGGCATTCGACGGATGCCCGCTCATTCCCGTCAACGGCAGGCAATTCGTCCTCAACCCATTGACCGAGCAGATACCCGCAACCAGTCCCGAGCTGCTTCGCGATGCCGCGAACTGGGTCGCCGAGGTTGTCGATTTCAGCAAGGCGACCAAGATTGCCGGCGAAGAGGACAAGGGTGCTGTGCTCGTCGCCGCAACCGCCCTGCTGGTCGGTTTGCCGTTCGGGCTTGCGCGATGGCAATCGTCTGGCCTGCAGGGGCAGATCAAGGTGCCGTTCGAATGCGAATACACCAGTGGCGACCTTTACCTCAACGGCGTTGAGTCCAACGACCGGGTCGTAATCGTCGACGACGTCATCAGTACGGGCGGCACGATGGTCAGCCTGATCCAGGCGATCCGCCAGTGCGGCGCCGAGATCGTCGACGTCGTTTGCGTCGCCGAAAAATCCGCCTATCGCGGCGTGGAGCGGGTGCAGGACGAAACCGGCATCAAAATCAAGACCTTACTCAAGCTCGATCTGTCAGGCCCGACCTCGGCCATCCTCGACTAA
- a CDS encoding NAD(P)/FAD-dependent oxidoreductase, protein MSQQFDTDYDVIVIGGGPAGSSSATFLAQSGKRVLLLEREKFPRYHIGESLLSGTLELFRKLGVLDQLEKTFTKKWGVEWIWGETRKKWTTYFKDAVSIPYDYGFQVERAEFDKILLDNAASHGVHVREECKVLSSITEGDRVVGVEFEALDGGEVRRALAKWVIDASGQGGLITRKTQKQQWDPLLQNMAVWSYWRNAKRGEGIDNGNTFLPTFSEGWWWFIPLRNEITSIGCVVDRKNMDKLKEQGIEEFYHAAIARTPELAERLEGAEQVEKIRILRDWSYEYDNFCGKGYLAAGDSACFIDPLFSTGVHLALLAGYMSSLVVNTLLEDETADEAALLAFYERNYRRDFTRYRDQVYFLYAGQASSQEDFFWKARSIFDRPNLDPRQAFISLIAGSFEHRGWYHRCLQRMGTPTELQRIVTELSDPEQFKDDTARSNLVLRVSDGWQVVDDYSIENDRLVPSKTIRTHQKLELPLTPVVDGILAEVRRGHGVDSIVATLTEDGKLASSNVYRSLADAITYGVLELADAPAGQQRAAV, encoded by the coding sequence ATGTCCCAGCAATTCGACACGGACTATGACGTCATCGTTATCGGCGGCGGGCCCGCCGGTTCTTCGTCCGCGACATTCCTGGCACAGTCGGGGAAGCGGGTGTTGCTGCTCGAGCGCGAGAAGTTCCCCCGCTACCATATCGGCGAGTCCTTGCTGTCGGGAACGCTGGAACTGTTCCGGAAGCTGGGTGTGCTCGACCAACTCGAGAAGACCTTCACCAAGAAGTGGGGCGTCGAGTGGATATGGGGTGAAACGCGCAAGAAATGGACGACCTATTTCAAGGACGCCGTCTCCATACCTTATGACTACGGTTTCCAGGTCGAGCGTGCCGAGTTTGACAAGATTCTGCTCGACAACGCCGCAAGTCACGGCGTGCACGTGCGCGAAGAATGCAAGGTTTTGTCCTCCATCACTGAGGGCGATCGAGTGGTCGGCGTCGAGTTCGAGGCTCTTGACGGCGGTGAGGTCCGGCGCGCGCTCGCCAAATGGGTGATCGACGCCTCGGGCCAAGGCGGGTTGATCACCCGCAAGACCCAGAAGCAGCAGTGGGATCCACTGCTCCAGAACATGGCCGTCTGGTCCTACTGGCGCAATGCCAAGCGAGGCGAAGGCATCGACAATGGCAACACCTTCCTGCCGACCTTCTCGGAAGGCTGGTGGTGGTTCATTCCGTTGCGCAACGAGATCACCAGCATCGGCTGCGTCGTCGACCGCAAGAACATGGACAAGCTCAAGGAGCAGGGCATCGAGGAATTCTACCACGCCGCGATTGCGCGGACGCCGGAACTCGCGGAGCGGCTGGAGGGTGCCGAGCAGGTCGAAAAGATCCGCATCCTGCGCGATTGGTCGTACGAATACGACAATTTCTGCGGCAAGGGTTATCTGGCGGCCGGTGACTCGGCCTGCTTCATCGATCCGCTGTTTTCGACGGGAGTCCATCTCGCACTGCTGGCTGGCTACATGTCCTCCCTCGTGGTGAACACGTTGCTGGAAGACGAGACGGCCGACGAAGCGGCTCTCCTCGCCTTCTACGAACGCAACTACCGACGCGATTTCACGCGCTACCGTGACCAAGTCTATTTCCTGTATGCGGGCCAGGCGAGCAGCCAGGAGGACTTCTTCTGGAAGGCCCGGTCGATCTTCGATCGGCCCAATCTGGATCCCAGGCAGGCGTTCATCTCGCTGATCGCCGGTTCGTTCGAGCACCGCGGCTGGTACCACCGCTGCCTGCAGCGCATGGGCACGCCAACCGAGCTGCAGCGGATCGTAACCGAGCTCTCCGATCCGGAGCAATTCAAGGATGATACGGCGCGTTCGAACCTGGTGCTGCGGGTGTCCGACGGCTGGCAGGTGGTGGACGACTACTCGATCGAGAACGATCGTCTGGTGCCCAGCAAGACCATCCGCACCCACCAAAAGCTCGAGCTGCCGCTGACGCCCGTGGTTGACGGCATCCTCGCCGAGGTGCGGCGAGGTCATGGGGTCGACTCCATCGTGGCGACGCTGACGGAAGACGGCAAGCTGGCGTCCTCCAATGTCTACCGCAGCCTGGCCGATGCGATCACCTATGGCGTGCTCGAACTGGCCGATGCACCGGCCGGCCAGCAACGTGCCGCCGTCTAG
- a CDS encoding class I fructose-bisphosphate aldolase: MSTDCGKSFRLGRIFNQASNKAVCVAFDHGLDVGPMPGITDARGTMAKLVEGGADAVLVSPGVARICKDQFTGKQAPALILRMDWTNIWRPIPQLSYAEGSTCLIAQVEDAVRYGADAVLSFMFIGYADSRVEADEIAKNAALTRACERFGIPHIIEPMCRGSKAADKAFDAEFIAFACRMAVEIGADALKTDYSGSAASYRPVIEACPVPILIAGGPKTKTLAESFEMVEGAVEAGAAGVLLGRNIIQAEDPAATLRTIRAIVHDGMASGEAMRRFLG; this comes from the coding sequence ATGTCGACGGATTGCGGAAAATCGTTCAGGCTCGGTCGCATCTTTAACCAGGCCAGCAACAAGGCCGTGTGCGTGGCCTTCGACCACGGCCTCGACGTCGGCCCGATGCCAGGCATCACCGACGCGCGCGGCACCATGGCCAAATTGGTGGAAGGCGGTGCCGATGCGGTGCTGGTTTCTCCCGGCGTGGCGAGGATCTGCAAGGATCAGTTCACCGGCAAGCAAGCGCCGGCGCTGATCCTGCGCATGGACTGGACGAACATCTGGCGGCCGATACCGCAACTGAGTTACGCCGAGGGCTCCACCTGCCTGATCGCGCAGGTCGAGGACGCGGTGCGCTACGGTGCCGACGCGGTTCTCAGCTTCATGTTCATCGGCTATGCGGATTCGCGCGTCGAGGCCGACGAGATCGCCAAGAACGCAGCGTTGACGCGGGCCTGTGAACGGTTCGGCATTCCGCACATCATCGAACCGATGTGCCGCGGATCGAAGGCCGCCGACAAGGCGTTCGATGCCGAGTTCATCGCCTTTGCCTGTCGCATGGCAGTGGAGATCGGCGCTGATGCCCTCAAGACTGATTACAGCGGCTCCGCCGCCAGCTATCGCCCGGTGATCGAGGCCTGTCCCGTGCCGATCCTCATCGCCGGCGGCCCGAAGACCAAGACGCTCGCCGAGAGTTTCGAGATGGTCGAAGGCGCGGTTGAGGCTGGTGCCGCAGGTGTATTGCTCGGCCGCAACATCATCCAGGCGGAGGATCCCGCGGCAACGCTGCGGACCATTCGCGCCATCGTCCACGACGGCATGGCTTCGGGCGAAGCCATGCGCCGGTTCCTCGGCTGA